The sequence CGGCGTCGCTGAACAGTGCTCGTTTTCCGCCGTGGCGCGGCAGCAGCGCAAGGCCCAGTCGGCGATCAGCAGCGCGATTGCCACGCTTGAGGACGACTTGGGCGTAAATCTGTTTGAGCGTAGCAGCGGTCGCCAGCCAACCCTCACCGAAGCGGGTGAAGCGTTGCTGGAAGAAGCACGAGAAGTCCTGCGCCAATGCGAGCGCCTCAACGGTCGTGCCATGGCGATGATGCGCGGCCAGGAAGCGCAACTGCGCGTGGCTCAGGATGAGGCGATGCCGTATCAGGCGCTGGTGGAAAGTTTCGGTGAACTGGCCGAGCAGTTCCCCAGCCTTGAAGTGCAACTGACCAGCGCTGCGCAAGGTGAAGTGTCGAGCAAACTGGTCGAGCGCCGCGCCGATCTCGGCCTGCTGTTTTATCACGATGAAATCCCCGAGGCGCTGGAGCGCCGCGTGCTGGGGAGCGTGGAAATGGTCACGGTGTGCGGTATCAATCATCCGCTGGCGCAGCAGTCTTATGTGACGTGCCAGCAACTGGCGCAACATCGGCAATTGCTCATTTCGACGCAAACCAGCGTCTATCCCGGCAACGAGCCGGCCAGCCCGCAGGTGTGGCGCGCGGACAGTTTCTACGTCATGTCCGAATGGCTGGTGCGCGATCTCGGTTGGGCCTGGTTGCCGCGTCATGTGGTGCAGTACTCGGCGTATCAGGGTTTGATGGTTGAACTGGACAGCGAATGGACGCCGCCGGCGCTGGTGGTTGAACTGGTCTGGCGCCGCGACGAACCCCTCGGCCCGGCCGCGCGTTGGCTGGCCGAACGTTTTGCCGTGCACTTGCGCGCGATCGGCGACAAAAGTCGATAAACTCCGCCGCCATGAATAGAACTCTCTACACCGCGCTGTTTTACCTGGGGCTGCCATTGGTGGCGATTCGGCTATGGCTGCGAGCGCGCAAGGCGCCGGCGTATGCCAAGCGGATTGGCGAACGCTTCTCATACGGCATGCCGACGCTGCAACCCGGCGGCATCTGGGTACACGCGGTGTCGGTGGGCGAAAGCATTGCTGCGGCGCCGATGATCCGCGCCTTGCTGCAACGTTATCCACAGTTGCCGATCACCGTGACCTGCATGACGCCGACCGGTTCGGAGCGGATTCAGGCGCTGTTCGCCAACGAGCCACGCATCCAGCATTGCTATCTGCCGTATGACTTGCCGTGTGCGGCGGCGCGGTTTCTTGACCGCGTGCAGCCAAAGCTTGCGGTGATCATGGAAACCGAGCTGTGGCCCAATCATATTCATCAGTGCGCCAAGCGTGGAATCCCGGTGGCGCTGGCCAACGGGCGCTTGTCCGAGCGTTCGGCACGCGGCTATGGCCGCTTCAGCAAGCTGACCGCGCCGATGCTTGCCGAGATGAGTCTGTTCGCCGTGCAGACCGAAGCCGAAGCCCAGCGCTTCCGTGATCTGGGTGCGCGCCCGGAAACGGTCGAAGTCACCGGTTCGATCAAGTTCGACCTGACCATCGACCCGCAATTACTGCACCGCGCGGCCGACCTGCGCGGCCAATGGCAGGCACTGGAGCGCCCAGTGTGGATCGCCGCCAGCACCCACGAAGGTGAGGACGAAGTGGTGCTCGATGCCCACCGTCGCTTGCTGGCCAATCACCCGGATGCGCTGCTGATCCTGGTGCCACGTCACCCGGAACGCTTCAACTCGGTGTTCGAACTGTGTCAGCGCGAAGGCTTCGCTACGGTTCGGCGTTCGACCGAAGCCAATGTCGATGCGCAGACGAGCGTACTGCTCGGCGACACCATGGGTGAATTGCTGTTTCTCTACGCACTGGCGGACAGTGCGTTTGTCGGCGGCAGCCTGGTGGCCAATGGTGGGCACAACCTGTTGGAGCCGGCAGCCTTGGCGAAACCGGTGATCAGTGGCCCGCACCTGTTCAACTTCCTCGACATCGCCGCGCAGTTGCGTGAAGCCGGGGCGTTGGCGGAAGTGGATGATGCCGAAGGGCTGGCGGTGGAGGTGCAACGCTTGTTCGAGTTGCCGCGTGATGCGCAGCGTATGGCCGAGGCCGGGCTGGCGGTGATGCGCCGCAACCAGGGCGCGTTGCAGCGTTTGCTGGATGGTTTGGGCAGACTGATCAAGTAAGCAAAAAGATCGCAGCCTTCGGCAGCTCCTACAGGAAACGTATTCCAATGTAGGAGCTGCCGAAGGCTGCGATCTTTTGTTTTTAAGGCTTAAGGCCGGGCCTTGAGCTGCGCCTCGGCCGCTTTGGCCAGATCCGGCGGGAGAAAATCCTTGTCCGGGTTGTAGTCGGCTTTCAGATAACGCCGCAGATCTTCCAGATCCCCCGGATTCAACGTCCCCGCCGCCTGCTTCAAACGCAGGTTGTCGAGAATGTAGTCATAACGCGTGTTGTTGTAATTGCGCACCGAGGTGTACAGCTGACGCTGCGCATCGAGCACGTCAACGATGTTGCGCGTACCGACCTGATAACCGATTTCCGTGGCTTCCACTGCGCTCTGGTTGGAAATGATCGACTGACGACGCGCCTGCACCTGCTCGACATCGGTGTTCACTGCGCGGTGCAGGTTGCGGGTGCTTTCGACGATCTGCCGACGCAGCGATTCGCGCTGTTGTTCGCTCTGATTCAGTTGCTCATACGACTGGCGCACCTGCGAGCTGGTCAGCCCGCCGCTGTAGATCGGGATGTTCAGTTGCAAGCCGACTGTGCTCTGCTCGACGTTGTCGCGGTATGGCACACCGAAAGCGTTCGGGTTGGAAAACCCCAGGGCGTCGTTGTCACCCTTTTCGTATTTGGCCACGGCATCGAGGGTCGGCAAGTGGCCGGCCTTGCGCTGCTTGAGGGTCTGCTCGGCGGAGCTGACGGCAAAGTTGCTCGCCAGCAAATTGAGGTTCTGTTTCGCTGCAGTATCGACCCACGCCTTGGCGTCGTTCGGCGCCGGCGGCAGGATCGGCAGCGTGTGGACGATGCCTTGGATCGAGTTGTACTGACGGTTGGTCAGGGTGATCAGCGCTTCGAAGGCATCATCGACCTGACGCTGCGCAACAATACGGTTAGCCCGCGCGGTGTCGTAACTGGCTTGCGATTGCAGCACGTCGGTCTTGTCCGACAGGCCCACATCGAAACGCTCGTTGGACTGGTCGAGCTGGCGCTTGAACGCGGCTTCTTCAGCCTTGGTCGAGGCGAGGTTGTCCTGGCTGCGCAGCACGTTGAAATAGCTTTCGGCCGATTGCAGGATCAGGTTCTGTTCGGTCGCTGACAGTTGTAGCGCGGCTTGCTCATTGACGTCTTTGGCCGCCTGGTACTGGAACCAGCGATCGGCGCGGAACAACGGCTGGGCCAGAGTCGCCTGATACGAGTGAGCGCTGCGGTTGGCAGTGGCCGAGGGCTGATCGATCGACGTCCGCACATTGGCCACTTCGGCACCGCCCGACAGGTTTGGCAGCAGCCCGGCGCGGGCCTGCGGCACCACTTCTTTCTGCGCGCCGTACTGGGCGCGGGCGGCGGCCAGATCGGCGTTGTTGTCGACTGCCTCCTGATAGACGCTGACCAGATCGGTTTTGGTCGACAAGGGCGCTTCTGCTGCCCAGGCCATTGCGTTGGACGCACAAGACACGGCAACAGCCAGTGAGAGTTTGCGCAGCATGAGGCGATCCCTAGCATTAATATTATGGAAGTAATCCGGGCGCCAAAGGTAAGGCGCAGGCCCCACAGCGTCAAGGCATGGCAGGGCAAAGCGAGTGTAGTTGCGCATTTGCCTCACAACAATCGGCCAAGCCCCTGTATTTATGCCATTCATCATGGTGTTTGCTGCGGTGTTGGCGTTCTTTGCCAGTTGTGTCTAGACTGGCCGGGTTCTTGTCGGGGTGCCTTGCTATGAGGCTGAGATCGAATAATTTCGGATCCCGTTGAACCTGATCAGGTTAGCGCCTGCGTAGGGAACAAGATTTCTCGTCACCCGGCGAGTCCTCTTGTGCTTCGTCCGGGAAATTGTTCGACAATCGAACGCTCGACGACGATGCACAGCACCGGTCCTGGTGCGTCCGTGCCTTTCAGGTTCTGCTCCGACAATCCACTGCCTGGATGCTGTCTGGAGAGCCCGTGATGACTACAAAATCAAAAAACGCGATCAACCTGAGTGACTCGGCCAAGGTCGACGAGCAATCGGTCAAGCCGTTCACCCGTTCGCAAAAAGTCTACGTTCAGGGCTCCCGCCCGGACATCCTCGTGCCGATGCGCGAAATCACCCTCGACGTGACGCCGACCGATTTCGGCGGCGAAATCAACGCGCCGGTGACTGTCTACGACACCTCGGGCCCGTACACCGATCCGAACGTGGTGATCGACGTGCGCAAAGGCTTGGCCGATGTGCGTTCGGCGTGGATCGACGACCGTGGCGACACCGAGCGTCTAGCGGGTCTGAGTTCCAACTTCGGTCGCGAGCGCCTTGCCGATCCGGAATTGACCAAACTGCGCTTTGCCCACGTCAACAACCCGCGTCGCGCCAAGGCTGGTGGCAACGTCACGCAAATGCACTATGCGCGTCAGGGCATCATCACGCCCGAGATGGAATTCGTCGCCATTCGCGAAAACATGAAGCTTGAGGTGGCCCGCGCCGCCGGCCTGCTGGATCAGCAGCACCCGGGCCACAGCTTCGGCGCCAGCGTGCCGAAAATCATCACCCCGGAATTTGTCCGTGAAGAGATCGCCCGTGGCCGCGCAATCATTCCGGCCAACATCAACCACACCGAACTGGAACCGATGATCATCGGCCGTAACTTCCTGGTGAAGATCAACGGCAACATCGGCAACAGTGCCTTGGGTTCGTCCATCGAAGAAGAAGTGGCGAAACTGACCTGGGGTATTCGCTGGGGCGCGGACAACATCATGGACTTGTCCACCGGCAAGCACATTCACGAAACCCGCGAGTGGATCATCCGCAACTCGCCGGTGCCGATCGGCACGGTGCCGATCTATCAGGCGCTGGAAAAAGTCGGCGGCGCGGCTGAAGACCTGACCTGGGAGCTGTTCCGCGACACGCTGATCGAGCAGGCCGAGCAGGGCGTCGACTACTTCACCATTCACGCCGGCGTGCTGCTGCGTTACGTGCCGCTGACCGCCAAACGCGTGACCGGTATCGTTTCCCGTGGCGGCTCGATCATGGCCAAGTGGTGCCTGGCGCATCACAAGGAAAACTTCGCCTACACGCATTTCGAAGAAATCTGCGAAATCATGAAAGCCTATGACGTCAGCTTCTCGCTGGGTGATGGCTTGCGTCCGGGGTCGATTGCCGACGCCAACGATGCCGCCCAGTTCGGCGAGCTGGAAACCCTCGGCGAGCTGACCAAGATCGCCTGGAAGCACGACGTGCAAACCATGATCGAAGGCCCGGGTCACGTGCCGATGCAGTTGATCAAAGAGAACATGGACAAGCAGCTGGAGTGCTGCGACGAGGCGCCGTTCTACACCCTCGGCCCGCTGACCACCGACATCGCGCCGGGTTACGACCACATCACCTCGGGTATCGGGGCGGCGATGATCGGCTGGTTCGGTTGCGCGATGCTTTGCTACGTGACGCCGAAGGAACATTTGGGTCTGCCGAACAAGGATGACGTGAAGACCGGGATCATCACTTACAAGATCGCGGCGCATGCAGCGGACTTGGCCAAAGGGCATCCGGGCGCGCAGATTCGCGACAACGCCTTGAGCAAGGCGCGTTTCGAATTCCGCTGGGAAGACCAGTTCAACCTCGGTCTGGATCCGGACACCGCGCGTTCGTATCACGATGAAACCCTGCCGAAGGATTCGGCCAAGGTCGCGCATTTCTGTTCGATGTGCGGACCGAA comes from Pseudomonas sp. RU47 and encodes:
- a CDS encoding LysR family transcriptional regulator, with the translated sequence MQWNLDQLRVFVGVAEQCSFSAVARQQRKAQSAISSAIATLEDDLGVNLFERSSGRQPTLTEAGEALLEEAREVLRQCERLNGRAMAMMRGQEAQLRVAQDEAMPYQALVESFGELAEQFPSLEVQLTSAAQGEVSSKLVERRADLGLLFYHDEIPEALERRVLGSVEMVTVCGINHPLAQQSYVTCQQLAQHRQLLISTQTSVYPGNEPASPQVWRADSFYVMSEWLVRDLGWAWLPRHVVQYSAYQGLMVELDSEWTPPALVVELVWRRDEPLGPAARWLAERFAVHLRAIGDKSR
- the waaA gene encoding lipid IV(A) 3-deoxy-D-manno-octulosonic acid transferase, which gives rise to MNRTLYTALFYLGLPLVAIRLWLRARKAPAYAKRIGERFSYGMPTLQPGGIWVHAVSVGESIAAAPMIRALLQRYPQLPITVTCMTPTGSERIQALFANEPRIQHCYLPYDLPCAAARFLDRVQPKLAVIMETELWPNHIHQCAKRGIPVALANGRLSERSARGYGRFSKLTAPMLAEMSLFAVQTEAEAQRFRDLGARPETVEVTGSIKFDLTIDPQLLHRAADLRGQWQALERPVWIAASTHEGEDEVVLDAHRRLLANHPDALLILVPRHPERFNSVFELCQREGFATVRRSTEANVDAQTSVLLGDTMGELLFLYALADSAFVGGSLVANGGHNLLEPAALAKPVISGPHLFNFLDIAAQLREAGALAEVDDAEGLAVEVQRLFELPRDAQRMAEAGLAVMRRNQGALQRLLDGLGRLIK
- a CDS encoding TolC family outer membrane protein; this translates as MLRKLSLAVAVSCASNAMAWAAEAPLSTKTDLVSVYQEAVDNNADLAAARAQYGAQKEVVPQARAGLLPNLSGGAEVANVRTSIDQPSATANRSAHSYQATLAQPLFRADRWFQYQAAKDVNEQAALQLSATEQNLILQSAESYFNVLRSQDNLASTKAEEAAFKRQLDQSNERFDVGLSDKTDVLQSQASYDTARANRIVAQRQVDDAFEALITLTNRQYNSIQGIVHTLPILPPAPNDAKAWVDTAAKQNLNLLASNFAVSSAEQTLKQRKAGHLPTLDAVAKYEKGDNDALGFSNPNAFGVPYRDNVEQSTVGLQLNIPIYSGGLTSSQVRQSYEQLNQSEQQRESLRRQIVESTRNLHRAVNTDVEQVQARRQSIISNQSAVEATEIGYQVGTRNIVDVLDAQRQLYTSVRNYNNTRYDYILDNLRLKQAAGTLNPGDLEDLRRYLKADYNPDKDFLPPDLAKAAEAQLKARP
- the thiC gene encoding phosphomethylpyrimidine synthase ThiC; this encodes MTTKSKNAINLSDSAKVDEQSVKPFTRSQKVYVQGSRPDILVPMREITLDVTPTDFGGEINAPVTVYDTSGPYTDPNVVIDVRKGLADVRSAWIDDRGDTERLAGLSSNFGRERLADPELTKLRFAHVNNPRRAKAGGNVTQMHYARQGIITPEMEFVAIRENMKLEVARAAGLLDQQHPGHSFGASVPKIITPEFVREEIARGRAIIPANINHTELEPMIIGRNFLVKINGNIGNSALGSSIEEEVAKLTWGIRWGADNIMDLSTGKHIHETREWIIRNSPVPIGTVPIYQALEKVGGAAEDLTWELFRDTLIEQAEQGVDYFTIHAGVLLRYVPLTAKRVTGIVSRGGSIMAKWCLAHHKENFAYTHFEEICEIMKAYDVSFSLGDGLRPGSIADANDAAQFGELETLGELTKIAWKHDVQTMIEGPGHVPMQLIKENMDKQLECCDEAPFYTLGPLTTDIAPGYDHITSGIGAAMIGWFGCAMLCYVTPKEHLGLPNKDDVKTGIITYKIAAHAADLAKGHPGAQIRDNALSKARFEFRWEDQFNLGLDPDTARSYHDETLPKDSAKVAHFCSMCGPKFCSMKITQEVREYAANQRIDAVDVDVAQGLAEQAERFKKEGSQLYKKV